A window of the Brassica napus cultivar Da-Ae chromosome A2, Da-Ae, whole genome shotgun sequence genome harbors these coding sequences:
- the LOC125581430 gene encoding uncharacterized protein LOC125581430: protein MEDNGSGSETGSETTLPPSSSSSTDKSVTNYKKNNTKPCKICGSNEDDDDVRKCYKPHMWWLCEVCRTLPGVVEVKPEDSNETVLPNDSVSSSSSRVDARNSGNETSATNQPSQSEAHTTSPEASSTASINTSPEKKQADSNAPSDSESSK from the exons ATGGAGGACAACGGAAGCGGGTCCGAGACTGGATCAGAAACAACGCTACCtccttcttcgtcttcttctacCGATAAAAGCGTTACCAACTATAAG AAGAATAATACGAAGCCTTGTAAGATATGCGGAAGTAACGAGGATGACGATGATGTAAGGAAGTGTTATAAGCCGCACATGTGGTGGCTATGTGAAGTGTGCCGTACCTTACCTGGCGTAGTCGAAGTTAAGCCGGAAGATTCTAATGAGACAgtacttcctaatgattctgtTTCATCAAGCAGTAGTCGTGTGGATGCTCGGAACAGTGGTAATGAAACCTCAGCGACTAATCAACCTTCACAATCAGAGGCACATACTACAAGTCCTGAAG CTTCTTCTACAGCGTCCATCAACACATCTCCTGAGAAGAAACAAGCAGACTCCAACGCTCCCTCTGATTCGGAATCTTCAAAGTAG
- the LOC125581429 gene encoding PLASMODESMATA CALLOSE-BINDING PROTEIN 1-like, with translation MAALVLSLLLLAMAGHSSAAWCVCKTGLSDDVLQKTIDYACGNGADCNPTHPKAPCFNPDNVRSHCNYAVNSFFQKKRQASGTCDFSGTATPTNSDPSYSGCTFPTSASGSGGSTTGTTNPKGNSTSTTLPGGNSPYSGTSTNGVFGNNSTGATGTGVNPDYTTESSAFALKNSSKLFTFLVLIASSGFCSFLML, from the exons GTGCCGCATGGTGTGTGTGCAAGACAGGTCTGAGTGATGATGTGTTACAGAAGACCATAGACTATGCTTGTGGAAATGGAGCAGACTGTAACCCCACTCACCCAAAAGCACCTTGCTTTAACCCTGACAATGTTAGGTCTCACTGCAACTATGCGGTCAACAGCTTCTTCCAAAAGAAGCGTCAAGCTTCAGGCACTTGTGATTTCAGTGGCACTGCCACTCCAACTAACTCTGATCCAA GTTATTCAGGATGTACCTTCCCTACTAGTGCAAG CGGCTCTGGAGGCAGCACTACGGGTACAACCAATCCAAAAGGCAACTCAACCAGCACCACACTTCCTGGTGGCAACAGTCCTTACTCAGGAACCTCAACCAATGGAGTTTTTGGAAACAACAGCACAGGAGCAACTGGGACAGGAGTTAACCCGGACTACACTACAGAAAGCAGTGCCTTTGCTCTCAAGAACTCAAGCAAACTGTTCACCTTCCTTGTCTTGATCGCTTCGAGTGGGTTCTGCTCTTTCTTGATGCTCTAA